The Longimicrobium sp. sequence GGCGCACGGCGTCGGCCACCGCGGGGGCGGGTTCGATGACCAGGACTGCGGGACGGGGCACGGCCTCGGCGCGCGGCGGTGGGCGGTGGGAACGCCAGCTTGCTGGCGAACGGTGAGGCGGGAATCTGCGCTGTTCTGCAAAATGGTGCAACGGGTGAGGGGTGCCCAGTGCCCAGTGCCCAGTGCCCAGTGCCCAGTGCCCAGTGCCCAGTGCCCAGTGCCCAGTGCCCAGTGCCCAGTGCCCAGTGCCCAGTCGTCGAGACTCGGGCGAGAAAGATCTTGTCTTGCGAGGATGGAGCGGGGCCGGGGGGTGCCCTGTCCCCCGGCCCGCGGCCGACCCGTCCAGTATCTGTTCGCCCCTGGTTCATGAAATCGGGGGGGTGCTGCCACTGCCAGACCGTGCATCACCCGATCGCGGGCGGACCGGCCGCGCTCCTTTTCTCCCTAGCGGTACGCCTTCGACGCCTGCACCGCCGCGTACGCGTCGGCGTATCCCGTCCCCTGCTCCCACAGCGCGTAGCCGGGCTGCGGGCGCGCGGTGTTGGTCAGGATCGACGAGACCTGGTCGGGCGTGAGCTTGCCGTTCGCCGCCTCCTGCATCAGCGCCACCACGCCGGCGATGTGCGGCGCCGCCATCGACGTCCCCGACATGCAGGTGAAGTCGTCGAGGTTCTGGAAGCCGATGTTGCAGGCGTTCAGGTCGCTGGTGATCCCCAGCGGCGCCACCACGCCGGTGTTCGAGCGCGCGGAGACGATGCGCACGCCGGGCGCGGTGATGTCGGGGTGCTGCAGCGGGTCGCCGGGAACGCCGCGCGACGAGAAGCCCGCCAGCACCGGCGCGCGCCCGTTGGCGTCCACGCACTGCGACGCGGAGTTGGTGGGGTCGAGCACGAACAGCTTGCACCCGGCGGCCACGCTGATCACCCACGGGGCCACGCTCTGGTAGTTCATGGTGTTCTGGTCCGGCCCGTCGTTCCCCGCGGCGAACACCACGGTGATCCCCGCGTCGTGCGCGGCCTTCATGGCCTCGGTCACGGGGTCGGTGGGATCGAAGTCGCCGGTGCCGCCCCACGAGTTGTTGACCACCCGGATGTTGTACTGCACGCGGTGGTCGATCATCCAGTCCACCGCCTGCAGCACCGAGGCGAAGACGATGTGCAGCCCCTCGCCCGCGGAAAGCCCGATCAGGCTGGCGCCCGGGGCCACGCCGCGGTACGCGCCGAAGCTGCTGCCGCCGTTCCCCGCCGCGATCCCGGCGACGTGAGTCCCGTGCCCTCCCGTGTTGTCGGTGTTCGGCAGATTCTCCACGTACAGCTCGCCGCCGGGACGCGGGAGCGAGGTCGTGTCGTCGGTCAGGTAGAAGAAGTTCAGCGTGAACTTGACGTTGGCGACGGTCTTCGCGGGATACGCCACGTCGGTGTTCAGCCCGTTGATGCCGCTGTCCATGATGGCGATCCCGACGCCCTTCCCCGTGATCCCGCCGGCCCACACCTGGTCGGCGCGCAGCGACTGCGTGCTCTCGCGCAGCAGCAGCGGCATCACCCGGTTGGCGTAGACGCTCTGCACGCCCGTGAGCCCCGCGATCGACTGGATCTGCGCGGGGGTGCCGAGGGTCACCAGCATCGACAGGTTGCGGAAGGTCATCACCCCCGCGCCCAGGCGCAGCACCTGGTTGGTGATGGCCAGCGGGGTGGTCCGGGCCGCGTCGTAGTTGACGATGGCCACCAGCTTCGTGGTCGGCAGCGCGGTGGCCAGCTGCGATGTCAGCAGCGGGTCGATCCGCGGCCCGCCCGCGAGCGTCGCCAGGCGCGCGCCGCCGGCGGGGGGCGTGGAAGCGGTGGGCTGCGCGTCGTTGCAGGCGGCCAGCGCCAGCGCGGCCAGCGGAAGGAGAAGCGTCCGTCTCATCGATTCGTCAGTCCGTCTCGTTGGTCGTCTGTGGCGGCCGCCGCCCTGGTGCGGCGGCCGTATCGCCGTTCATCGAAATCCCCTGCTTCTCCTACCGCCGCACCGCCATCACCGCCGCGTAGGCGTCGAGGTAGCCGGCACCCGCCTCCCACTCGCCGTAGCCCGTCATCTTCCGCGCGTTGCGGGTGATCGCCCGGTAGACCTGGTCGGGCGACAGCTTCCCGCGCGCGGCCTCCTGCATCAGCGCGATCGTCCCCGTCACGTGCGGCGCGGCCATCGACGTCCCCCCCATGCAGGTGTAGTAGGGGACGAACAGCTGGGGGATGGCGCAGTCGAGCGCGTCGGCCGGCAGGTTGATGGCGTTGATGGGGGTGCCCGTGCTGGCCCGCGCGGACACGATGTTCACCCCCGGCGCGGTGATGTCGGGGTGATACAGCGCGTCGCCGTGGATGCCGCGCGACGAGAAGTCGGCCAGCATGCTGGCGCCGGCCGCGCACTGCGCGGCGGAGTTGGTCGGGTCGGGGGAGACCGTCTTGCACCCTGCGGCCACGCCGATCACCCACGGAGCAACGCTGTACGGGTTCAGCGTGTTCTCCCCCGGCCCTTCGTTCCCTGCGGCGAAGACCACCGAGATCCCCGCCTTGTAGACTTCCTTCGTGGCCACGTTGGTGGGGTCGAGCGGGTCGAAGGTGCCGCTGGAGCCCCACGAGTTGTTGACCACCTTGATGTTGTATTTCGCGGCGTTGTCGATCAGCCAGTCGAAGCCGGCCAGCGCCCAGAACACGAACAGCGTCTCGCCCGCGCTGATGCCCACCAGGTTGGCGCCCGGCGCCACGCCGGTGTACCGCCCCGACGACGAGGCGCCGCTCCCGGCCGCGATCCCCGCCACGTGCGTCCCGTGCCCGCCGGTGAGGTCGGTGTTCGGCAGGTTCTCCACGAACAGGTCGGCCGCCACGGGCGTGGGGTCGGGAGACATCAGGTCCTTCATGCTCCCCATGAACTTCACGTTCTGCACGAGGTGCTCGGGATAGTGGACGTCGGGGTTGAAGAGCCCGTCCACGCCCGAGTCGAGGATGGCGATGCCGACTCCCCGCCCCGTGTAGCCCGCCACGCGCGCGAGGTTGGCGCGGATGCTGGGGACGCTCTCGGCCAGCATCCACTTGAGCTGGCGGTTGGCGTAGAGCGACGCCACGCCGGGGACGGCCGAGATCTGCGTGAGCTGCGCGGGGGTGGCCAGGGTGGCCACGATCGGCAGGTGGCGGAAGCGGATGATGCCCGCCCCCGTGGCGCGCACCGCCTGGGCGACGGCGTCGCCGTTGGCCGTGCTGTCGTACGTCACCAGCACCTCGAGCTGCTCCAGCGGGCCGGCCAGCGACAGCGCCGAGCCCAGCACCGGGTCGATGTCGACCCCCGGGGCGAGCGACACCGCGTTCAGCCCGGCGGGCACGCGGCTGGGTCCGAGGGGTTCCTGGTCACCGCATCCCGCGGCCATCACCGCGAGCGCTGCCAGGGCGAGCAGGCGCTTCATCCATCCTCCTGTGTGTCACGTGGCCGAGTACCGTCCACCCGCACGGCGTTGCGTTCCGTGCCCAGCGACAGGGCAAGCGCGGGTCCACATCACGGCACACCTGCACCGCAATGGTGAAATCGTCCCCCACCCGCTCGTCACCGATCGCCCCCGCGCGGGTGTCGAGGATTCGACCAAGTTGCTACGGGTGAACGACTTGGACGTTCGGTCGCAAACGGGTGGGGATCACTGAAAGGTGAGACGGAATGGCGATTTCAGAGGGGTGGAGCGAGGTGATTGTAGCAGATTGCAGCAGATTCGATCCGGGCGTTTTCACAATTCTGGTGAAACATCCCATACCATTCTGGTGAATTTCACCCTGCGCCACAAAATGTGATCGCGGGCACGATGAATGCGCAGGGCCGACGGCATGCGTACACAGCCGGTAAACCTTTGATGCGCAAGCGGATGGACACTCAGGCCGACGCGCCCGCCGCCGATCCCGCCGCCGCGGACGACCCCGTTCTCCCGCTCCTGGAGTCCGCCGCCGACGCCTACCGGGCGCACGACGCGGCGCTGCGCGGCGAGCTGGCCGTGGCGCAGGCCGACGCGCGCTCGGCCGCCGACGACGCGGAGCGCCGGCGCGCCGAGGCCGACGCCGCGCGGGCGGAGGCGGCGCTGCTGCGCGAGCAGATCACGCACGCGCGGAGGGAGCTGGAGAGCGAGCACCGCGCCTTCGAGCGCCAGCGCGAGCGCGCGGAGACGCTGCGGCAGTCGCTGGCGGCGGTGCACCGCGCGCTCTTCGGCGGCAACCTGTACGACATGATCCTGCGCGCCTGCCTGCAGATCACCGGCGCCACGCGCGGGGTGTACGTGACCGCCCGCGCGGGGGGACGGATGCGGGTGCGCTCGGCGGTGGAGGTCGACGGCTATCCGCGCGAGGACCCGTCGGCGTTCGTGCAGGCGCTGGTGCGGCGGGTGGCGGAGCGCGGCGAGCCGCTGGTGTGCAACGGCGGCACGGAGCACGGCGTGGACGGCATCGATCCGCCGTCGTCGCCGGCCGAGCGCTTCCGCAACCTGGTGGCCACCCCCGTGGTGCTGATGCAGGACCTGGACGGCGTGGTGATCGTGGGCGACAAGCAGGCGGGGCGCTTCGATCCCGAGGACGTGGAGACGCTGATCTCCGTGGGCAACCAGGCCGGCGTGGCGGTGGAGAACCGGCGGCTGCAGGACGCGCTGCAGCGCGCGTACGTCTCCACGGTCAGCATCCTGGCCGACGCTGTGGAAGCCAAGGACCCGTACACGCACGGCCACTGCGAGATGGCGTCGCGCTACGCGCGACTGGTGGCGGAGCGGATGGAGCTGCCGCAGCAGGAGCAGGCGCTGGTGTGCTACGCGGCGCTGCTGCACGACGTGGGGAAGATCGGCGTGAGCGACGGCGTGCTGCACAAGCCCGGGCCGCTGCTGCCGGAGGAGATGGAGCTGATGCGCGCGCACGTGCGTGTGGGGCACGACCTGCTGCGCAACGTGCCCGTGCTGGAGCCGGTGGCCGACGTGGTGCTGCACCACCACGAGCGCTTCGACGGCGACGGCTATCCCGACGGGCTGCGGGGCGAGGAGATCCCGCTTCCCGCGCGGATCGTGGCGGTGGTGGACGCGTACTGCGCCATGATCACCCGCCGCGCCTACAAGGAGGCGTACACCGAGGACCACGCGCGCGAGGAGATGCGCCGGTGCGCGGGAAGCCAGTTCGACCCGCACGTGGTCGACGTCTTCCTGCAGGTGCTCGACACCCCCGCGGCCGGCGATCCGGACGAGGACGCGTGGGCCGAGTGCCTGGTCCTCCCCGGCCTCGCCGACCGGGAGCTGCTGCGCAAGGCATTGTAGAGAATCTCACACGGCACGGAGACACAGAGAAAAAACGAGGCACGGAGAACCGATCGCGGTTCTCTGTGCCTCCGTGTCTCTGTGGTACCAAGTCCGGGCGAAGTATTGGTGCATCCAACCGAATCTCGTGCTGACGCGATGATAGATCCTTCGGCCTGCAAACGCTTGCGCAGACGCTGATTACGGTCTGGCCGGCCTCAGGATGACGTCAGCGCGGGATCAGTCGGGGTGCAATCAACAGTGTTCCCGGATTTCGTAGAGATCTCCCGGTTCAGCGGCAGCCGCGGGCGCGCTTGGTCACGTAGAGCGCCCGGTCGGCCTCGCGGACCAGCTCGTCGGGGCCGGCCAGCTCGGGGCGGTACTCGGCCACGCCCTCGCTGATCCCCACCAGGTCCAGCAGCCGGCGGCGGACGCGCTCGGCCAGCGCCCGGGCGGCCCCGGCGTCGCCGCCGGGGAGGATGGCCAGGAACTCGTCGCCGCCGTAGCGCACGACGACGTCGCTGCCGCGCGCCTCGGAGCGAAGCACCTCGGCCACCCTGCACAGCACGCGGTCGCCCGCCGGGTGCCCCTGCTCGTCGTTCACCGCCTTGAAGCCGTCCAGGTCCATCACCATCACCGCCAGCGGGTCGCCGCGGCGGGCGGCGGCCCAGGCGTGCTCCATCACCACGTCCATGTGGCGGCGGTTGGCCAGCCCGGTCAGCGAGTCGGTGAGCGACAGGCTGCGCACGCTCTCGATCAGCCGCACGCGCTTGAGCGCCATCTCGGCCTGCAGCGCCAGCGCGCGCATCACGTCCCAGTCCTCGGGCTCGAACACGCGGTCCTCGCGGCGCTCGGTCAGCACCAGCAGCGCCTCGTCGGCCACCGGCACGTGCGCCACCTGCGCCGTGGCCGGGTCGCCGAAGAGCGGCGCGGCGGCGGTGCACAGCCCCTCGGGGCGGGTGTCCAGCGCCAGCAGCAGCCCCGGCCGGGCGAAGCGGTCGTCCCAGAGGATGCAGGGGCGATACTCGGTGGAGGGCGCGCCGGGGCGGGCAGGCGCGCGCAGGAGCCCGCGCTCGCGGTCGCGCACCATCACCATCGAGGTGTGCGCGCCGATCATGCGCAGCGCGTGGCTCGACAGCGTGTGGAACACCTCGTCCTCGGTGTCCGCGGCGTTCAGCGCCTCGAAGTAGGCGATCAGCTGGTCGGGAAGGCGCTGGCGCTTGGCCTCGCGCACCCGCTCCTGGCGGAGCGCGGCCACGCGCGCGCGCGCCTGCGCCAGCAGGTCGCCCTCGCCCACGATGGGCAGGCGGCAGGTCCCCGACGCGGCCAGCAGCACGCCTTCCTCGGGGCCCGACTCCAGCAGCAGCACCAGGTCCTCGCCGTCCACGCAGGGCACCGGGACGGTGGCGGTGGACGACAGGGCAAAGCGCGGCCCCCGCTCGTCGCCCACGGGCGCGCGCGTGCCATCCGCGATCCACCGCGTGGGCGTGGCCATCAGCACGCCCAGCGTCCGGTCGTCTCCCCGCCTCAGCCGCATGGAAATACCTCCATAAGAAAGGCGGGAGAATCCTCATCGAAACCGAG is a genomic window containing:
- a CDS encoding S8 family serine peptidase: MRRTLLLPLAALALAACNDAQPTASTPPAGGARLATLAGGPRIDPLLTSQLATALPTTKLVAIVNYDAARTTPLAITNQVLRLGAGVMTFRNLSMLVTLGTPAQIQSIAGLTGVQSVYANRVMPLLLRESTQSLRADQVWAGGITGKGVGIAIMDSGINGLNTDVAYPAKTVANVKFTLNFFYLTDDTTSLPRPGGELYVENLPNTDNTGGHGTHVAGIAAGNGGSSFGAYRGVAPGASLIGLSAGEGLHIVFASVLQAVDWMIDHRVQYNIRVVNNSWGGTGDFDPTDPVTEAMKAAHDAGITVVFAAGNDGPDQNTMNYQSVAPWVISVAAGCKLFVLDPTNSASQCVDANGRAPVLAGFSSRGVPGDPLQHPDITAPGVRIVSARSNTGVVAPLGITSDLNACNIGFQNLDDFTCMSGTSMAAPHIAGVVALMQEAANGKLTPDQVSSILTNTARPQPGYALWEQGTGYADAYAAVQASKAYR
- a CDS encoding S8 family serine peptidase, translated to MKRLLALAALAVMAAGCGDQEPLGPSRVPAGLNAVSLAPGVDIDPVLGSALSLAGPLEQLEVLVTYDSTANGDAVAQAVRATGAGIIRFRHLPIVATLATPAQLTQISAVPGVASLYANRQLKWMLAESVPSIRANLARVAGYTGRGVGIAILDSGVDGLFNPDVHYPEHLVQNVKFMGSMKDLMSPDPTPVAADLFVENLPNTDLTGGHGTHVAGIAAGSGASSSGRYTGVAPGANLVGISAGETLFVFWALAGFDWLIDNAAKYNIKVVNNSWGSSGTFDPLDPTNVATKEVYKAGISVVFAAGNEGPGENTLNPYSVAPWVIGVAAGCKTVSPDPTNSAAQCAAGASMLADFSSRGIHGDALYHPDITAPGVNIVSARASTGTPINAINLPADALDCAIPQLFVPYYTCMGGTSMAAPHVTGTIALMQEAARGKLSPDQVYRAITRNARKMTGYGEWEAGAGYLDAYAAVMAVRR
- a CDS encoding HD domain-containing phosphohydrolase encodes the protein MRKRMDTQADAPAADPAAADDPVLPLLESAADAYRAHDAALRGELAVAQADARSAADDAERRRAEADAARAEAALLREQITHARRELESEHRAFERQRERAETLRQSLAAVHRALFGGNLYDMILRACLQITGATRGVYVTARAGGRMRVRSAVEVDGYPREDPSAFVQALVRRVAERGEPLVCNGGTEHGVDGIDPPSSPAERFRNLVATPVVLMQDLDGVVIVGDKQAGRFDPEDVETLISVGNQAGVAVENRRLQDALQRAYVSTVSILADAVEAKDPYTHGHCEMASRYARLVAERMELPQQEQALVCYAALLHDVGKIGVSDGVLHKPGPLLPEEMELMRAHVRVGHDLLRNVPVLEPVADVVLHHHERFDGDGYPDGLRGEEIPLPARIVAVVDAYCAMITRRAYKEAYTEDHAREEMRRCAGSQFDPHVVDVFLQVLDTPAAGDPDEDAWAECLVLPGLADRELLRKAL
- a CDS encoding GGDEF domain-containing protein, which gives rise to MRLRRGDDRTLGVLMATPTRWIADGTRAPVGDERGPRFALSSTATVPVPCVDGEDLVLLLESGPEEGVLLAASGTCRLPIVGEGDLLAQARARVAALRQERVREAKRQRLPDQLIAYFEALNAADTEDEVFHTLSSHALRMIGAHTSMVMVRDRERGLLRAPARPGAPSTEYRPCILWDDRFARPGLLLALDTRPEGLCTAAAPLFGDPATAQVAHVPVADEALLVLTERREDRVFEPEDWDVMRALALQAEMALKRVRLIESVRSLSLTDSLTGLANRRHMDVVMEHAWAAARRGDPLAVMVMDLDGFKAVNDEQGHPAGDRVLCRVAEVLRSEARGSDVVVRYGGDEFLAILPGGDAGAARALAERVRRRLLDLVGISEGVAEYRPELAGPDELVREADRALYVTKRARGCR